A portion of the Gasterosteus aculeatus chromosome 12, fGasAcu3.hap1.1, whole genome shotgun sequence genome contains these proteins:
- the gnpnat1 gene encoding glucosamine 6-phosphate N-acetyltransferase — MLLNETPLFEPSLLQELDWSSNPLSFSPPISPSSPGQDLVLRPLCLADFNRGFFKVLSQLTQTGDVTPEQFTKKFEHMKKTGDYYVVVVEDTNLGQIVATATLITEHKFIHSCAKRGRVEEVVVSDVCRGKQLGKLLVSALTLLSKKLNCYKITLECAPNNVAFYQKFGYTPSQETYMQCRFSD, encoded by the exons ATGCTGCTAAACGAGACTCCGCTGTTCGAGCCCTCACTTCTTCAGGAGCTGGACTGGAGCAGcaaccctctctccttctccccccccatctccccctccaGTCCGGGGCAAGACCTGGTGCTCAGGCCGCTTTGTTTGGCTGACTTCAACAGGG gATTCTTCAAGGTTTTATCTCAACTTACGCAGACGGGCGATGTCACACCAGAGCAGTTCACAA AGAAGTTTGAACATATGAAGAAGACCGGCGACTACTATGTAGTTGTAGTGGAGGACACAAACCTGGGACAGATTGTTGCCACGGCCACGTTGATCACGGAACACAAATTCATCCACTCCTGTGCTAAG AGAGGTCGAGTGGAGGAGGTAGTAGTTAGTGACGTGTGCAGAGGAAAGCAGCTGGGCAAACT GTTGGTTTCAGCGCTCACTCTTCTCAGCAAAAAACTCAATTGCTACAAAATCACACTGGAATGTGCACCCAACAATGTGGCTTTCTACCAAAAGTTTGGATACACCCCCTCACAGGAGACGTACATGCAGTGTCGATTTTCCGACTGA